The Candidatus Edwardsbacteria bacterium genome has a segment encoding these proteins:
- a CDS encoding ABC-2 family transporter protein yields the protein MNNKFAKYWAFMRMGYLTYLAYRFQVLMSFVSYLLIIALNYFLWKAVFAKHQVIAGFTMEQMMTYVVIGWSARTFFANRIDRMIGDAVRDGSIAMDLLKPTNFQLYHYFRAFGRAVFMFLFMTLPIIIVASMIFPVSLPSGKLGPYLFPLSVILSFFLHAGISYLTGLVAFFTRNNEGVLRFKQLLVEVFSGVMIPITFFPDWVQNVLFWLPFKYIAYAPLRIYLGMEPLSKVHQGVLLQIMWIVIIYLTGQVVWHYAIKRLEIQGG from the coding sequence ATGAACAATAAATTTGCCAAATACTGGGCCTTCATGCGGATGGGCTACCTGACCTACCTGGCCTACCGCTTCCAGGTGCTGATGAGCTTCGTCTCCTACCTGCTGATCATCGCCCTGAACTATTTTTTATGGAAGGCGGTTTTCGCCAAGCACCAGGTGATAGCCGGATTCACCATGGAGCAGATGATGACCTACGTGGTGATCGGTTGGTCGGCCCGGACCTTCTTTGCCAACCGGATAGACCGGATGATCGGCGATGCGGTGCGGGACGGCTCCATAGCCATGGACCTGTTGAAGCCCACCAATTTCCAACTGTACCACTACTTCCGGGCCTTCGGCCGGGCGGTGTTCATGTTCCTGTTCATGACCCTGCCCATCATCATCGTGGCCTCGATGATATTTCCGGTCAGCCTGCCCAGCGGGAAGCTGGGGCCGTACCTGTTCCCCCTGAGCGTCATCCTGAGCTTCTTTTTGCACGCCGGCATCAGCTATCTGACCGGGCTGGTGGCCTTCTTCACCAGGAACAACGAGGGGGTGCTGCGATTCAAACAGCTGTTGGTCGAAGTGTTTTCCGGGGTGATGATCCCCATCACCTTCTTCCCGGACTGGGTGCAGAATGTTTTGTTCTGGCTGCCGTTCAAATACATCGCCTACGCCCCCTTGAGGATCTACCTGGGGATGGAGCCGCTGTCCAAGGTCCACCAGGGCGTGCTGCTGCAGATAATGTGGATCGTGATCATCTATCTGACCGGGCAGGTGGTCTGGCATTACGCCATCAAGCGGCTGGAGATACAGGGGGGGTGA
- the deoC gene encoding deoxyribose-phosphate aldolase produces MKDLIEKMAQKLNNSGVPTDCQRPLSGAGRSVKDEIAGAQKVRQPKELAAYIDHTLLKPEADQNAVKELCRQAVEHGFCSVCINPYWLPLAKENLQGSAVKLCTVCGFPLGADDPSLKSDEARKAVEQGADEVDMVINIGALRSGLYREVFDDISGVVRAAGGKTVKVIIETCLLNDEQKIGACLLAKAAGAHFVKTSTGFSGGGSTVADISLMRQTVGPELGVKASGGVKTGEDALAMIKAGANRIGTSAGIKIIGK; encoded by the coding sequence ATGAAGGACCTGATCGAAAAGATGGCCCAGAAGCTTAACAACTCCGGGGTTCCGACCGATTGCCAGAGGCCTCTCTCCGGCGCCGGGAGATCGGTAAAGGACGAGATCGCCGGGGCGCAAAAAGTGCGGCAGCCAAAAGAGCTGGCGGCCTACATCGACCATACCCTGCTCAAACCGGAGGCCGATCAGAATGCCGTCAAAGAGCTGTGCCGGCAGGCGGTGGAGCACGGGTTCTGCTCGGTGTGCATCAATCCATACTGGCTGCCGCTGGCCAAAGAAAATCTCCAGGGCAGCGCCGTCAAATTATGCACGGTGTGCGGTTTCCCGCTGGGAGCGGACGATCCGTCCCTGAAGTCTGATGAAGCCCGAAAGGCGGTTGAGCAGGGGGCCGACGAGGTGGACATGGTGATCAACATCGGAGCCTTGCGCTCCGGCCTTTACCGTGAGGTCTTCGACGACATTTCCGGAGTGGTCAGGGCGGCCGGAGGAAAAACCGTGAAGGTGATCATCGAGACCTGCCTGCTAAACGATGAGCAGAAGATAGGGGCCTGCCTGCTGGCCAAAGCCGCCGGAGCCCATTTTGTGAAGACCTCCACCGGGTTCTCCGGCGGCGGATCCACGGTCGCTGATATTTCCTTGATGAGGCAAACGGTGGGGCCGGAGCTGGGGGTCAAGGCCTCCGGCGGGGTGAAGACGGGCGAGGACGCGCTGGCCATGATAAAGGCCGGGGCCAACCGCATCGGGACCTCAGCAGGGATCAAGATAATAGGGAAGTGA
- a CDS encoding DNA internalization-related competence protein ComEC/Rec2, translating to MDRYPALKIFIVLLLGVLAASAFRIPFIFSGPMAAAALLLAWAGHRFGIKTVAPGLSLALLAAGLASYQTRHSAVTPHWAHGSQQTLLTKIISEPRRTDRGWRFVSRTIARRSGGSWQPADRKIMTYIDSQGESRPEYGDLLTAEGIWRIAAERRNPGGFDYRRYLERQEVSGILTASRHRIISHSRGNIVVSGLIIPLRRYVRGTIERYLGGDPGSLLAGLLLGERYNLSRPVREAFSDTGTAHVLAVSGLHAALMAFIIFIILRLLQLPKRAASLGTVFGLALYALLAGASPSIVRSSIMVGAVLLGGLFERRGNGLNMLGLAGLLILAFWPDAALDIGFQLSFAATAGILILTSPIESLLFRASGSALIRKWVLTPLAVSLAAQLFTAPLLAWYFHRIPLISLVANLVVVPLTGLILALALAMVLLNLLGGWVAWPMAASAYLFSKIMLESVEFFSRLKLGTINWPTVSWPQLALYAGICLLPFLWRRAGKPRLAAISVVMAAAAVMVWQQALARPAGLRVTFLDVGQGDCALVEMPNGKRYLVDCGLSAPNRDSGRDVILPFLRAQGITRLDQVVISHSDADHCGGLSYLLDHVDIKNLVISDHPSSQPMFNRALEQARRGKVPLQTVSGYDTLCGIWPARGFLYSREDSIHNGNESSLILYLQYGRTNILFPGDMGPELEDILLQKGLLGRCRVLKVPHHGARPNNPEELAGIISPELAVISVGENNRFGHPAREAVENYTAIGSTIYRTDLCGAVMMESDGESITCKSMIE from the coding sequence ATGGACAGATATCCGGCCCTGAAAATTTTCATAGTCTTGTTATTAGGGGTGCTGGCCGCTTCGGCCTTCCGCATCCCTTTTATTTTTTCAGGGCCGATGGCTGCGGCAGCGCTGCTGCTGGCCTGGGCCGGGCACAGATTCGGGATCAAAACGGTTGCCCCGGGCCTATCTCTGGCCCTGCTGGCGGCAGGGCTGGCCAGTTATCAAACAAGGCACTCCGCCGTTACCCCCCACTGGGCCCACGGCAGCCAACAGACCCTGCTGACAAAAATTATCTCCGAACCCCGCCGGACTGACAGGGGATGGAGGTTCGTATCCCGGACGATCGCCCGGCGCAGCGGAGGATCGTGGCAGCCGGCCGATAGGAAAATAATGACCTATATCGACTCCCAAGGGGAAAGCCGCCCGGAATACGGGGACCTATTGACGGCCGAGGGGATCTGGCGGATAGCGGCCGAAAGACGCAATCCCGGGGGGTTCGATTACCGCCGGTATCTGGAACGCCAGGAGGTGTCCGGGATATTAACCGCCAGCCGCCACAGGATCATATCGCATTCCCGGGGCAATATTGTGGTATCCGGCCTGATCATCCCCCTGCGCCGGTATGTCCGGGGGACCATCGAGCGCTATCTGGGCGGCGACCCGGGATCCCTGCTGGCCGGGCTGCTGCTGGGGGAGAGATACAACCTCTCCCGGCCGGTCCGGGAGGCCTTCTCCGACACCGGGACCGCCCATGTGCTGGCGGTGTCCGGGCTTCATGCGGCGCTGATGGCCTTCATTATTTTCATCATCCTGCGCCTGTTGCAGCTGCCCAAACGGGCGGCCAGCCTGGGGACGGTGTTCGGGCTGGCGCTGTATGCCTTGCTGGCCGGGGCCAGCCCATCCATCGTCCGTTCCTCCATCATGGTGGGGGCGGTGCTGCTGGGCGGGCTGTTCGAGCGCCGGGGGAACGGCCTGAACATGCTGGGGCTGGCCGGCCTGCTGATCCTGGCCTTCTGGCCGGATGCGGCCCTGGACATCGGCTTCCAGCTTTCCTTTGCCGCCACCGCCGGGATATTGATATTGACCAGCCCCATCGAATCACTCCTTTTCAGGGCCTCCGGATCGGCGCTGATAAGAAAATGGGTATTGACCCCGCTGGCGGTGTCCCTGGCCGCCCAGCTCTTCACCGCACCGCTGCTGGCCTGGTATTTCCACCGCATCCCGCTGATCTCGCTGGTTGCCAATCTGGTGGTGGTGCCGCTGACCGGGCTGATCCTGGCCCTGGCCTTGGCGATGGTGCTTTTAAATCTTCTGGGGGGCTGGGTCGCCTGGCCCATGGCCGCCAGCGCCTATCTGTTCTCCAAGATCATGCTGGAATCGGTGGAGTTCTTCAGCCGGCTGAAATTGGGGACCATCAACTGGCCGACCGTAAGCTGGCCCCAGCTGGCATTGTATGCCGGGATCTGCCTGCTGCCGTTCCTGTGGCGCCGGGCCGGGAAGCCCCGTCTGGCGGCCATCTCGGTGGTCATGGCGGCGGCCGCAGTGATGGTCTGGCAGCAGGCCCTGGCCCGGCCGGCCGGCCTGAGGGTCACCTTTCTGGATGTGGGCCAGGGTGACTGCGCCCTGGTGGAGATGCCCAACGGGAAAAGATACCTGGTAGACTGCGGGCTTTCGGCTCCCAACCGCGACAGCGGGAGGGATGTGATACTGCCTTTCCTTAGGGCTCAAGGGATCACCCGGCTGGATCAGGTGGTGATCAGCCACAGCGACGCCGACCACTGCGGGGGCCTGTCCTACCTGCTGGATCATGTGGATATCAAAAACCTTGTCATCAGCGATCATCCCAGCAGCCAGCCCATGTTCAACCGCGCCCTGGAACAGGCCCGGAGGGGAAAGGTCCCGCTGCAGACCGTCTCCGGCTACGACACCCTGTGCGGGATCTGGCCGGCCCGGGGCTTCCTCTATTCCCGGGAGGACAGCATCCATAACGGCAACGAGTCCTCGCTGATATTGTATCTGCAGTACGGCCGGACCAATATCCTGTTCCCCGGGGATATGGGTCCGGAGTTGGAGGATATCCTGCTACAGAAGGGCCTGCTGGGAAGATGCCGGGTGCTCAAGGTCCCCCACCACGGGGCCCGGCCCAATAATCCAGAGGAACTGGCGGGGATCATTAGCCCCGAGCTGGCCGTGATATCGGTGGGAGAGAACAACCGTTTCGGGCATCCGGCCCGGGAGGCGGTGGAAAATTATACTGCCATCGGCTCGACCATATACCGGACCGACCTATGCGGCGCCGTAATGATGGAGAGCGACGGGGAGAGCATAACCTGCAAAAGCATGATAGAGTAA
- the mreC gene encoding rod shape-determining protein MreC yields the protein MLLFDRRIWHRHEIAVLIAALMISAVLAVLPSGLKTAAGGGVVGTLFAPLEYPASQVRSLFSSWKDNQELRLRLAVASLENISLKQAARENDEFRRLLELKSRTQWLLSSARVVGREPTARAPSLVVEPGDPKGIRDDMPAVSDRGLVGKVVNSGPGYFQVATIFDPDSRVSAIVARSRVLGIFRTDRGRSCILDRVSLRSDVRVGDTVLTSGYGQVFPSGLMLGTVARIRIDKRQLTMNIEIKPSLDLNRTSQIFIITGGVNPPLPSLAPAKAPDSLAYRPRRRIKFPPPPEMDIRLPQDPVPVPDESELPGGAGQ from the coding sequence ATGCTTCTGTTCGACCGAAGGATCTGGCACCGGCACGAGATTGCGGTGCTGATAGCCGCCCTGATGATCTCGGCGGTGCTGGCCGTTCTGCCTTCCGGGCTTAAAACAGCCGCCGGCGGCGGGGTGGTGGGGACATTGTTCGCCCCGCTGGAATACCCGGCCAGCCAGGTCCGGTCGCTCTTTTCCAGCTGGAAGGACAATCAGGAATTAAGGCTGCGTCTGGCGGTGGCCTCCCTGGAGAACATCTCGCTGAAGCAGGCGGCCCGGGAGAATGACGAGTTCCGGAGACTGCTGGAACTCAAGTCCCGCACCCAGTGGCTGCTGAGTTCCGCCCGGGTGGTGGGGCGCGAGCCGACGGCCCGGGCTCCTTCCCTGGTGGTCGAGCCGGGCGATCCCAAAGGGATCAGGGATGATATGCCGGCGGTATCCGACCGGGGGCTGGTGGGGAAGGTGGTCAACTCCGGGCCGGGGTATTTTCAGGTGGCCACCATCTTCGACCCCGACTCCCGGGTCAGCGCCATAGTGGCCCGCAGCCGGGTGCTGGGGATCTTTCGCACCGACCGGGGCCGGAGTTGCATCCTGGACAGGGTTTCCTTGAGGTCAGACGTCAGGGTGGGCGACACCGTTCTGACCTCTGGCTACGGGCAGGTCTTCCCCTCCGGTCTGATGCTGGGAACGGTGGCCAGGATCCGGATCGATAAAAGGCAGCTGACGATGAATATTGAGATCAAACCTTCGCTGGACCTGAACCGGACCAGCCAGATCTTCATCATCACCGGCGGGGTCAATCCGCCGCTGCCCTCGCTGGCCCCGGCCAAGGCTCCGGACAGCCTGGCATACCGGCCCCGGAGAAGGATCAAGTTCCCGCCCCCTCCGGAGATGGATATCCGGCTGCCCCAGGACCCGGTGCCGGTGCCGGATGAATCGGAGCTGCCGGGAGGGGCCGGGCAATGA
- a CDS encoding endonuclease III domain-containing protein — MIYGKKLLKIYKILLKEYGPQYWWPADSPFEVMIGAVLTQNTNWRNVSRAIENLKEKNLIDPQRIASVDKGKLITAIRPSGFYNQKAAYLKGLSRYVLERFSGDLRKMPRAGTGVLRDELLAVKGLGPETVDSILLYALNQPVFVIDAYTRRIFGRHGVQINDPDYSGWQKFFESHLPKDQRLFNEYHALIVRLAKERCRQRPDCQGCPLEGVTL, encoded by the coding sequence ATGATATACGGGAAAAAGCTGTTAAAAATATATAAAATTCTTTTAAAAGAATACGGGCCGCAGTATTGGTGGCCGGCCGACAGCCCGTTCGAGGTGATGATCGGCGCGGTGCTGACCCAGAACACCAATTGGAGAAACGTTTCCCGGGCCATAGAAAATCTGAAGGAAAAAAATCTGATCGATCCACAGAGGATCGCTTCCGTAGATAAGGGAAAATTGATAACGGCCATCAGGCCATCCGGGTTCTACAACCAGAAGGCCGCGTATCTAAAGGGTCTCAGTCGGTATGTCCTCGAAAGATTTTCCGGCGATCTGCGAAAAATGCCCCGGGCCGGGACCGGCGTTCTGCGGGATGAATTGCTGGCCGTCAAGGGCCTGGGTCCGGAGACGGTTGATTCAATCCTGCTCTATGCCCTGAACCAACCGGTCTTCGTGATAGACGCCTACACCCGGCGGATCTTCGGCCGCCACGGGGTCCAGATAAACGATCCCGATTATTCCGGCTGGCAAAAGTTCTTCGAATCGCATCTGCCGAAGGATCAAAGGTTATTCAATGAGTATCATGCCCTGATCGTCCGGCTGGCCAAGGAGAGATGCCGCCAGAGGCCCGATTGCCAGGGCTGCCCGCTGGAGGGTGTGACTTTATAA
- a CDS encoding tetratricopeptide repeat protein, translating to MAKVDQIRAKAAEYFQKGDFAKAVSEYKKVLDLEPGNASTYNFIGDAYVKLSNVGEAVSSYLEAVRGYSNDALYNNAIAVCKKILRVNKDDPEVYKTLGDLYIQQGLVNEAITNLLEYAERKIKQGKADEAFPIYHQIVEINPQNLAVRSKLAEMYLTQKKIPEAIEEFSQLAKSYRDQGRTIEAESLEAKVRGMKGEAPPAQAAPEAEVRPDSIIEELSQQRPETPAQKQAPPELVIDKEPEPPQEEEAKQDWATNIELGDLLVEIGSTQEALDQYHTAANGYMNDGNVGKSVEVYKKIANLQPLELRSRQKLVEIALQNNQQDDLIEAYLGLAECLHRRELREQAAAVYQKVLEMDPVNESALESLSLLLPEMPEGAFEMPGMEIHQEPESAPEAVPDISFSQPEAPQFEEQAPEPAAWQPEPAPAEAPPAWEAPQPEPENAQPESFMHHGEPQPEEPQFHGQPSEPPASDDVHWGREIVEGGRQSRVKFSVADDEPAAAPGAQEEFLSLQDILAEFKEGVYQSINQEDFQGHYDLGIAYKEMGLVEEAIAEFQIASKGEKERLKAFEMLGVCFLDRGEPKFAVKQLERGLSTPGYSDEDYIGLRYNLAQAYELTGEIPSAIKTLEDIYTTDVNFRDVGQRLQSLRASLAPAAPPAAPVPQPPAARPMPQAPQIQRPAAPPPRPAMQPAAPAPQYQPAPEPETESAPKPKPIPSKLKKPEKQRISYV from the coding sequence ATGGCAAAAGTTGATCAAATAAGAGCCAAGGCGGCCGAGTATTTTCAAAAGGGCGATTTCGCCAAAGCGGTGAGCGAGTACAAGAAAGTGCTGGACCTGGAGCCCGGCAACGCCAGCACCTATAACTTCATCGGCGACGCCTATGTGAAGCTGTCCAATGTCGGAGAGGCGGTCTCCAGTTACCTGGAGGCGGTCAGGGGCTACAGCAACGACGCCCTTTATAACAATGCCATTGCGGTCTGCAAGAAGATACTCCGGGTCAACAAGGACGACCCCGAGGTCTACAAGACCCTGGGCGACCTGTATATCCAGCAGGGGCTGGTCAACGAGGCCATCACCAACCTTCTGGAGTACGCCGAGCGGAAGATCAAACAGGGCAAAGCCGATGAGGCCTTCCCGATCTATCACCAGATCGTAGAGATCAACCCCCAGAATCTGGCGGTACGCTCCAAATTGGCCGAGATGTACCTGACCCAGAAAAAGATCCCCGAAGCCATAGAAGAATTCTCCCAGCTGGCCAAGTCCTACCGGGATCAAGGCCGGACGATCGAGGCCGAGTCCCTGGAGGCCAAGGTCAGGGGGATGAAAGGGGAGGCCCCACCGGCCCAGGCAGCGCCGGAGGCCGAGGTCAGGCCCGATTCCATCATCGAGGAGCTTTCCCAGCAGCGGCCCGAAACCCCGGCCCAGAAACAAGCCCCTCCGGAACTGGTGATCGATAAAGAACCGGAGCCGCCCCAGGAAGAGGAGGCCAAACAGGACTGGGCCACCAACATCGAGCTGGGCGACCTGCTGGTGGAGATCGGTTCCACCCAGGAGGCCCTGGACCAATACCACACCGCGGCCAACGGCTACATGAACGACGGCAACGTGGGGAAATCGGTGGAGGTATATAAGAAGATAGCCAACCTGCAGCCCCTGGAGCTGCGCAGCCGCCAGAAGCTGGTGGAGATCGCCCTGCAAAACAACCAGCAGGATGATCTGATAGAAGCCTACCTGGGCCTGGCCGAATGCCTGCACCGCAGGGAACTGCGGGAACAGGCTGCGGCGGTCTACCAGAAGGTTCTGGAGATGGACCCGGTCAACGAGAGCGCCCTGGAGAGCCTGTCCCTATTGCTGCCGGAGATGCCCGAGGGGGCCTTTGAGATGCCGGGCATGGAGATCCATCAAGAGCCGGAGTCTGCCCCGGAGGCGGTTCCCGATATATCGTTCAGCCAGCCGGAAGCTCCCCAGTTCGAGGAGCAAGCCCCGGAGCCTGCTGCCTGGCAGCCGGAACCGGCCCCGGCTGAGGCCCCGCCGGCTTGGGAGGCGCCTCAGCCCGAGCCGGAAAATGCCCAGCCGGAAAGCTTCATGCATCACGGCGAGCCCCAGCCGGAGGAGCCGCAGTTCCACGGCCAGCCGTCCGAACCGCCGGCCAGCGATGACGTCCATTGGGGTCGGGAGATCGTGGAGGGGGGCCGCCAGTCCCGGGTCAAGTTCAGCGTGGCCGATGATGAGCCGGCCGCCGCCCCGGGGGCCCAGGAGGAATTCCTGTCCCTCCAGGACATTCTGGCCGAGTTCAAGGAAGGGGTCTACCAGAGCATAAACCAGGAGGATTTTCAGGGCCATTACGACCTGGGCATAGCCTATAAAGAAATGGGCCTGGTGGAGGAGGCCATTGCCGAATTCCAGATCGCCTCCAAGGGCGAGAAGGAGCGATTGAAGGCCTTCGAGATGCTGGGCGTCTGCTTCCTGGACCGGGGGGAGCCCAAGTTCGCCGTCAAACAGCTGGAGCGCGGCCTCTCCACCCCTGGCTACAGCGATGAGGACTACATCGGACTGCGTTATAACCTGGCCCAGGCCTATGAACTTACCGGGGAGATCCCCAGCGCCATCAAGACCCTGGAGGATATCTACACCACCGATGTCAACTTCAGGGATGTGGGACAGAGGCTGCAATCCCTGAGGGCCTCCCTGGCGCCCGCCGCCCCTCCGGCCGCCCCGGTCCCCCAACCGCCGGCTGCCAGGCCGATGCCCCAGGCTCCGCAGATCCAGCGCCCGGCTGCGCCTCCGCCCCGACCGGCCATGCAGCCGGCCGCCCCGGCCCCCCAGTACCAGCCGGCGCCGGAGCCCGAAACTGAATCAGCCCCCAAACCCAAGCCCATCCCATCCAAGCTGAAGAAACCGGAAAAACAGAGGATATCCTACGTTTAA
- a CDS encoding ABC-2 family transporter protein: MMQLIGVLFIVSLFVKVPSLKGWRKEEIFFIFGFSQVSLGLFFTFFSNLLELSEKYIIEGNFDRILLRPLNSFFQVVTERIYWEESSTILVGLSMMSYALSKMHLQLGAGDYLVTFGLVLAACTIYLAIFTILVSLTFWFNDRGSVVSVMLMLEGFSRYPVTIFNRVVRVILTFVIPYAFTAFFPSMYLLGKNKYSIYVWMTPVVAVIFLSLALLIWRQGARAYESTGS; the protein is encoded by the coding sequence ATGATGCAGCTGATCGGGGTGCTGTTCATCGTCTCGCTGTTCGTCAAGGTCCCCAGCCTCAAGGGCTGGCGCAAGGAGGAGATATTCTTCATCTTCGGATTCTCCCAGGTCAGCCTGGGGCTGTTCTTCACCTTTTTCTCCAACCTGCTGGAGCTGAGCGAAAAGTACATCATCGAGGGCAACTTCGACCGGATCCTGCTGCGGCCGCTTAACAGCTTCTTCCAGGTGGTCACCGAGCGCATCTACTGGGAGGAGAGCTCCACCATCCTGGTGGGCCTGTCGATGATGTCCTACGCCTTGTCGAAGATGCACCTGCAGCTTGGCGCCGGCGATTACCTGGTGACCTTCGGGCTGGTACTGGCGGCCTGCACCATCTACCTGGCGATATTCACCATCCTGGTCAGCCTGACCTTCTGGTTCAACGACCGGGGCAGCGTGGTCTCGGTGATGCTGATGCTGGAGGGGTTCTCCCGCTACCCGGTGACCATCTTCAACCGGGTGGTGCGGGTGATCCTGACCTTTGTGATACCGTATGCCTTCACCGCCTTTTTCCCCTCGATGTACCTGCTGGGGAAAAATAAATATTCGATCTACGTCTGGATGACCCCGGTGGTGGCGGTGATCTTTTTAAGCCTGGCTTTGCTGATCTGGCGCCAGGGGGCCCGGGCCTACGAGAGCACCGGAAGCTGA
- a CDS encoding ATP-binding cassette domain-containing protein: MPIIEVNELVKNFRTFRRRSGLWGSFKDLVNRKYQTVRAVDRISFSVEPGEMVGYIGANGAGKSTTIKMLTGILVPTSGSISVQGLVPYKKRYQHVKQIGVVFGQRTQLWWDIAVIEALRLLQKIYEIPQADFEARLQKFEEVLGIADLLNIPVRKLSLGQRMRCDLAASLLHNPPVLFLDEPTIGLDIAVKSSIRDFIKEINREYNTTVILTTHDLSDIEHLCRRVIMIDHGQLIYDGDLKSLKDRAVGTRRLLVDFILPVERPGLEKVLAGCPVEMESSSPFHWEFAFDRKKVTAPEIIGQLLSKLEVRDLELENPKIEDVVREIYQQGQK; encoded by the coding sequence ATGCCCATCATCGAAGTAAATGAACTGGTCAAGAATTTTAGGACCTTCCGCCGGAGAAGCGGGCTGTGGGGCTCCTTCAAGGACCTGGTCAACCGCAAGTACCAGACCGTCCGGGCGGTGGACCGCATCAGCTTCTCCGTCGAACCGGGCGAGATGGTGGGCTATATCGGGGCCAACGGGGCCGGCAAGTCCACCACCATCAAGATGCTGACCGGGATCCTGGTGCCCACCTCGGGCAGCATCAGCGTCCAGGGGCTGGTGCCCTACAAAAAAAGATACCAGCACGTCAAGCAGATCGGGGTGGTGTTCGGCCAGCGCACCCAGCTGTGGTGGGACATCGCGGTGATCGAGGCCCTGCGACTGCTGCAGAAGATATACGAGATACCCCAGGCCGATTTCGAGGCCCGGCTCCAAAAGTTCGAGGAGGTGCTGGGGATCGCGGACCTGCTGAACATTCCGGTCCGCAAGCTGTCGCTGGGCCAGCGGATGCGCTGCGACCTGGCGGCCTCGCTGCTGCACAACCCCCCGGTGCTGTTTCTGGACGAGCCCACCATCGGGCTGGACATTGCGGTCAAATCCAGCATCCGTGACTTCATCAAGGAGATCAACCGGGAATACAACACCACCGTGATCCTGACCACCCACGACCTGAGCGACATCGAGCACCTGTGCCGCCGGGTGATCATGATCGATCACGGACAGCTGATCTACGACGGGGACCTGAAATCGCTCAAGGACCGGGCGGTGGGCACCAGGCGCCTGCTGGTGGACTTCATTTTACCGGTCGAACGGCCCGGCCTGGAGAAGGTGCTGGCGGGATGTCCGGTGGAGATGGAGAGCAGCAGTCCCTTCCACTGGGAGTTCGCCTTCGACCGGAAAAAGGTCACTGCGCCGGAGATCATCGGCCAGCTGCTATCCAAGCTTGAAGTGAGGGACCTGGAATTGGAGAACCCCAAGATCGAGGACGTGGTCCGGGAGATCTACCAGCAGGGGCAGAAGTGA
- a CDS encoding rod shape-determining protein: protein MIKLPNLRDIFSSVISHDMAVDLGTASTLVYVEGKGIVLHQPSVVAIERKTGMAIAVGDEAKKMLGRTPDEIKAIRPMKDGVIADFEICEEMLRAFIKMAQKRRSIVKPRVIVCVPSGITEVEKRAVRDSAEHAGAREVYLVAEPIAAAIGVGLPVSSPIGSMVIDIGGGTTEIAVIALSGIVSNTSIRTAGDEMDEAIVEYLRKSYSVLIGEQTAEDIKIKIGSAFPVEESREMEVKGRDLVSGIPRAVKVRSEEIREALREPINLIVLAVKKALEQTPPELAADIVDAGIVMTGGGSLLKGLDALLREETNLPIKVADNPRECIVLGAGRILEGQDNFDSVLMQSRRE, encoded by the coding sequence ATGATAAAGCTTCCCAACCTGAGGGATATCTTTTCCAGCGTCATCTCCCACGACATGGCGGTGGATCTGGGGACCGCCAGCACCCTGGTCTATGTCGAGGGCAAGGGGATAGTCCTGCACCAGCCCTCGGTGGTGGCCATCGAGAGGAAGACCGGCATGGCCATAGCGGTGGGCGACGAGGCCAAGAAGATGCTGGGTCGGACCCCGGACGAGATCAAGGCCATCCGGCCCATGAAGGACGGGGTGATCGCCGACTTCGAGATCTGCGAGGAGATGCTGCGGGCCTTCATCAAGATGGCCCAGAAGCGGCGCTCCATAGTCAAGCCCCGGGTGATCGTCTGCGTGCCCTCGGGCATCACCGAGGTGGAGAAGCGGGCGGTGCGCGACTCGGCCGAACACGCCGGGGCCCGGGAGGTGTACCTGGTGGCCGAGCCCATCGCGGCCGCCATCGGGGTGGGGCTGCCGGTCAGCTCGCCCATCGGCAGCATGGTGATAGACATCGGCGGCGGCACCACCGAGATCGCGGTGATCGCCCTGTCCGGCATCGTCAGCAACACCTCCATCCGCACCGCCGGAGACGAGATGGACGAGGCCATCGTGGAATACCTGCGCAAGAGCTACAGCGTCCTGATCGGCGAGCAGACCGCCGAGGACATCAAGATAAAGATCGGCTCGGCCTTCCCGGTGGAGGAGAGCCGGGAGATGGAGGTCAAGGGCCGGGACCTGGTGTCCGGCATCCCCCGGGCGGTCAAGGTCCGCAGCGAGGAGATCCGGGAGGCCCTGCGGGAGCCCATCAACCTGATAGTGCTGGCGGTGAAGAAGGCCCTGGAGCAGACCCCGCCGGAGCTGGCAGCCGACATCGTGGACGCCGGGATCGTGATGACCGGGGGCGGATCGCTGCTCAAGGGGCTGGACGCCCTGCTGCGCGAGGAGACCAATCTGCCCATCAAGGTGGCCGACAATCCCCGGGAGTGCATCGTGCTGGGGGCCGGCCGGATACTGGAGGGCCAGGACAACTTCGACAGCGTGCTGATGCAGAGCCGCCGCGAATGA